In Paenibacillus sp. 1781tsa1, one DNA window encodes the following:
- a CDS encoding DEAD/DEAH box helicase has product MSEQQFKDYGLGEEIVKALDSLGYETPTEVQTKVIPVALENQDLVVKSQTGSGKTAAYGIPLCELVDWNENKPQALILTPTRELALQVNEDITNIGRFKRIKATALYGQSPFHIQKAELKQRTHVAVGTPGRVLDHIERGTLPLERIAYLVIDEADEMLNMGFIETVQAIIQKLPQERVTMLFSATFPEDVAKLSRKYMNNPVEIEIKASGLTTATIEHAVIHVPEVNKTALLQDLFIVENPDSCIVFCRTQENVDKLFRVMADLDYPADRIHGGMEQDERIEVMNAFRRGQFRYLIATDVAARGIDITNITHVINYDIPLEKEGYVHRTGRTGRAGKTGKAITLITPKDGRRLAEIESYIGFQIPVVKAPSEDAVDRRREDFEKRLKIVPERKKDKREQLNQQIMKLNFNGGKKKKLRAVDFVGTIAKLEGVAADDIGIITIQDNVTDVEILNGKGPLVLELMQNTTIKKMQLKVRKGHK; this is encoded by the coding sequence ATGAGCGAGCAACAATTTAAAGATTATGGACTTGGTGAAGAGATCGTAAAAGCACTGGATAGTCTGGGCTATGAGACACCAACCGAGGTTCAAACTAAAGTTATTCCGGTAGCACTGGAAAATCAGGATCTTGTGGTGAAATCACAGACGGGTAGCGGTAAAACAGCTGCCTACGGTATTCCGCTCTGCGAGCTGGTGGATTGGAATGAGAATAAGCCACAGGCTTTGATTCTTACCCCTACCCGGGAATTGGCTTTGCAGGTTAACGAAGATATTACGAATATCGGGCGCTTTAAGCGCATTAAAGCAACCGCACTATACGGACAGTCCCCTTTTCATATCCAAAAAGCCGAGTTGAAGCAAAGAACACATGTCGCTGTAGGTACGCCAGGTCGGGTACTGGATCATATCGAACGCGGCACGCTGCCACTCGAACGGATTGCATACCTTGTCATTGACGAGGCCGATGAGATGCTGAATATGGGCTTTATCGAGACGGTGCAAGCGATTATTCAGAAACTGCCGCAGGAGCGAGTAACGATGCTGTTCTCGGCTACCTTCCCTGAAGATGTAGCCAAGCTGTCACGCAAATACATGAACAACCCGGTAGAGATCGAGATCAAGGCAAGTGGACTGACAACTGCCACCATCGAACATGCTGTGATTCACGTGCCAGAGGTGAACAAAACCGCGCTGCTTCAGGACTTGTTCATTGTGGAAAATCCGGATAGCTGCATTGTGTTCTGCCGTACGCAGGAGAATGTGGATAAACTGTTCCGGGTCATGGCTGACCTTGACTACCCAGCAGATCGTATCCATGGTGGTATGGAGCAGGATGAGCGGATCGAAGTGATGAACGCATTCCGACGGGGACAATTCCGTTATCTGATCGCTACGGATGTAGCCGCACGTGGTATTGATATCACGAATATTACCCATGTCATCAACTACGATATTCCTTTGGAAAAAGAGGGATATGTTCACCGTACAGGCCGTACGGGTCGCGCAGGCAAAACAGGTAAAGCCATTACGTTGATTACACCGAAAGATGGCAGACGTCTGGCTGAGATTGAATCCTATATCGGATTCCAAATCCCTGTCGTGAAAGCACCTTCCGAAGATGCTGTAGATCGCCGCAGAGAAGATTTTGAGAAGCGATTGAAGATTGTGCCTGAACGCAAAAAGGACAAGCGTGAACAGTTGAACCAACAGATCATGAAGCTGAACTTCAACGGAGGCAAGAAGAAGAAACTTCGTGCCGTAGACTTTGTAGGTACCATCGCCAAGCTTGAAGGAGTTGCTGCAGACGATATCGGGATCATTACCATTCAAGACAATGTAACAGATGTGGAGATTCTGAATGGCAAAGGCCCACTCGTATTGGAGCTTATGCAGAATACAACGATCAAAAAGATGCAGCTCAAGGTTCGTAAAGGTCATAAATAG